Sequence from the Sanguibacter keddieii DSM 10542 genome:
GAGCCGCGCGAGCAGCTCGGGGCGCGGCGGCACGGCCTTCTGCACCGCCTCGAGCACGGTCCGCCCCTTGGCCACGACGACGTCCAGGTCGAGCCCGGGAGCTGCGAGCAGCGCGTCGTAGAGCGGGCCGACCGAGGACTCCATGAAGCTCCCCTGGAGCGCGAGGGTCGTGAGCGGCACGCTGCGCGCGTCCGACACGGCGTTGATGTCAGCACCTGCGTCCAGCAACGCAGCGACCACGCGGCCGTCCTGCTCGGCCTCGCGCTCTCCGTGCCGGGCGAGCGCGAGGTGCAGCACGCTCTCGCCGGTCGCGGTGCGCAGCGTGACGTCGGCGCCGTCGGCGACCAGCCGAGGCACGAGAGCTGTCCGCACGGTGAGGTCGGCGTTGCGCAGGACGGCGTGCAGCAGGCTGTCGCCCGTCTCCGCGTCGACCGCCGCGGCGTCCGCTGGTGAGTACCTCGCGAGGATCTCGTCGAGCGTCTGCCACGCTGCGGTCTGGGTGAGCGGCTCGTCGACGGGCGCCTGGTCGATCTGCTGCAGATAGGCCATGACGTGCTCGAGCAGCTGGGGCTTGCGGCGCCAGAGCCGTGCGTGGTCGAGCACCGAGCGCCCGCGGCGGTTCTTCTCGAGCAGCTCGAGCCCGGGCTGGTCGAAGAACGCCCGGTAGTACGGCTCGAGCTCCGCCGGGGAGAGCTTCGGGTGGTCGACGTCCTCGACGGGGCGGAGGCCGTGACGCCCGGCTGCCTTGTTCATGTCCGCACCGGCGGCGATGAGGTGGCGGACCAGCGGCGGGTCGATCTCGGGGTCCCGTGCCCGCGACAGCAGGACGTGCAGCAGGGTGTACCCCTCCGAGACCCTCGGGTTCGGGTCGGCGCCGTCGTCGAGCAGGCGGTGCGTGAGGAGCGCGCGGGTCTCCGGGTCGTGCCGTCCGACGGCGCTCGTCAGGAGAGACCTCCCGGAGCGGTCCCGGTAGGTCGGCCACGTCGTCGGGTCGTAGACCGCGAAGATCTCCTCGGCGGACGCCTTCTCCACCCAGTAGCCCGAGATCGTGGGAGGAGCCTCCTCCGCGCTCATCCGAGGTCCGCAGCGGCGTCTGAGGTCTCCGCAGGCTGTGCCGGCCGCACCTGCACGATGACGACGGTCATCTCGGTGTCGGCCCACGAGGTGTGCTGCTCTCCGCGGGACCACCGCACCGTGGTGCCGGCCGAGACGGCGTGCTCGACGCCGTCGCCTGCGGCGACCCGGCCGGTGCCGCTGACCACGTGGAACACCTGGTCGGTCCCGGCCGCGTGCCGGGGGAGCGAGCTGCCTGGCGCGAGCGTCGCGACGTCGACCCGGGTGTGCCGGGCGGAGGTCCCGTCGGCGAGCAGCGCCATGCCGATCCCGGGTGCGTCGTCGAAGGTGGCGGGGCTCGTGGTGGAGATGTCCATGCGTGACCTTAGCGCGGACCGGGGCTCGTGCCGTTGACAGTCCTCACCCGCTCTGCCAAGGTCGGTGGCACCGACGGGAAGCGCATTCCCGCCGGACGACACCACCTCGGCAGGTTCACCGTTGAGCCCGCAGGGCGTGTTGAAACGATTCACAGGTTTGAGCAGGCGTCGCCCTCGACGTCGTCCCACCCGTACGACCTCGCACCACCCGCACCACTCCCGTCGCACGGCAGCACGCCGTGCGTGCCGCGTCGAGGACGACCGGCCCAGGGAGGTGGCGTGGTCTTCCTCGCCCGTGCACGGACGCACGGCGAGGGAGCCGACCGTCCGAGATCCCACGAGCAGGAGACCTTTCATGCAGAGCAACCACCCCGGGGGCACACCCCCGAGGGCCGGCGGGCCGATGACGCCCCGCCGGCACCGGAGCAGGACCCTGAGAGCGGCGGTCGCGGCAGCCGCGGCCTTCTCGACAGCGCTGACCGCCGTCGTCGTCGCGACCCCGTCCGTCGCCGCTGACGCGTCCGACGAGGTCGTCGCCACGCAGGACGCGACGCCCGCCGCGCCCGAGACAGACGCTGCCGCGACCCCCGAGGCCGAGGACCAGCCCGAGGGCGAGACAGCGCCGGCTGAACCTGAGGAGGGAGCGACCGAGCCCGAGGCCGACCTACCCGCGCCTCAGCCCGAGGTACCGGAGCCCGAGGCCCCCGGAACCGACGCTGTCGCCCCCGAGACCACCGAGGACCCCGACACCACAGAGGTGACCGCCGCAGACGACCCCGTCGACCCCGCGCTCGCGGCCCCGGCCTGGGTCCGCACGGCGCGCGTCACCGACACGGCGGCGACGCTCCGCTGGGACCAGGTCGCCGGTGCCACGGGCTACGTCCTGACCCGTGCCGACACCCCTGACGGCGAGCAGGTCGAGGTCGGCCGGACCGGCGAGCGCGCCTTCACCCTCGTCGACGAGGCCGCCGACACGTCGGTGGTGGGCTTCTACCGGGTCGCCGCGACCACGGCCGCCGGCCGCTCGGGCTTCTCCGCCGCGACGGCCACGCCCGTCGCCACCCCCGCGGAGCTCCCCGAGGGCGGCGAGCTGCGGCTCGACCTCGGGCCGGGGGCCGTCGAGGACGGCTGGACCGCCCTCGACGCCACCTCGGCGTACACGACCGAGTCACGCATCGGCTTCGTCGACCCCGCGCAGGTGACGTCCACGGACCGCGGGGGCGACGACGCCCTGCGGTCCGACTTCGTCACCGTGGGCGACACCGAGCTGGTCGTCGACCTCCCGGCCGGGGACTACACGGTCTCCCTCGTCGCCGGGGACAGCGCCGGACCCACGGACATCTCGATCACCGCCGAGACCATCGCCAAGGTCCAGCCGACCACCCGCCCAGCGGGCGAGACGCTCGAGATGTCCTTCGACATCGCGCTCGTCGACGGCCAGCTCAACCTCGAGCTGGGCGGCACCGCCGCCAACCTCGCGGCGCTGACGATCACCCGCCTGCCGGACCGAGCACCCGGGTCGCCGACGGTGTTCCTCACCGGCGACTCGACCGTCCAGAGCTACACCTCGGGGTACGCCCCGCAGGCCGGCTGGGGTCAGATGCTCGACCGGTTCCTCGACGACGAGGTCACGGTCGACAACCACGCGATCGGCGGCCGCAGCACCAAGAACTTCATCAGCCAGGGACGCCTCGACGAGGTCCTCCGGCAGATCACCCCGGGCGACCACCTCGTGGTCCAGTTCGGCCACAACGACAACTCCTACGGCGTCGACGACCGCTACGCGGGACCGGCCGACTACGCGGAGTACCTGCGGACCTTCGTCGAGGGCGCCCAGCAGCGCGGCGCGACGCCCGTCGTCGTGACCCCGGTCTCGCGCCGCGCGGTCGACGGCGACGGCCGCTTCACCGTGTCGTTCCCCGAGTACGTCCAGGCGGCCACGGACCTCGCGGCCGACGAGGGCGTGGCCCTCGTCGACCTGTCCCGGCTGAGCCGGGAGTACCTCGACTCGATCGGCGCGGAGGCGGCGAAGTCGGTGTTCCTGCACGTGCCGGCCGGCGTCTACCCCGGCCGTCCGGCGGGGACGACCGACGACACCCACTTCCAGGAGTACGGCGCGATCCAGCTGGCCCGGCTCGTCGCCGGCGCCGTGGCGGACCTCGACGTCCCGCTCGCGGCGCACGTCCTCGAGGTCGAGCCGCCCGCCGCGGTCCCGGCCGCCCCGACCGGCCTGGTCGCGGGCGACGTCTCGAACGCCGGCGCGCTGCTGCGCTGGGCCCCCGTCGAGGGGGCCGACATCTACACCGTGCACCGCAAGGCTGCCGACGCGACCGACGACGCCTACGCGCTCGTCGGCTCGTCGACCCTCCCGCAGTCTGCGGTGACGGGCCTGACCGAGGGCACCGCGTACGACTTCCGGGTGGTCGCGGTCAACGGTCGCGGCGACTCGGAGCCGTCGGCACCCGTGCGCGTCACCACCTCGCACGCGCTGTACAGGTTCGACGTGCAGCTCGCCGGCAACCCGCTCATGCCCGGCTACACCGAGGTGAACGAGAAGTCGCTCTACACGCCCGAGACGGGCTTCGGCTTCCTCGACGTGACCGGTCTCGGCGGTCGTGACCGCGGGGTCGGCTTCACGCCGCCGCCGAACGACCTCCAGCGGGACTTCCTGCTGCCCGGTCCGCAGCACGTCTTCGCGCTCGACGTGCCGAACGGCACCTACGCCGTGAAGACCTACAACGGTGACTGGATCGGTACCAGCCGCTCCAACGTCGTCATCGAGGGCAAGGACTACGGTGCGTCGAACGCGGGCGCCGGCGGGGTCTCCGAGAAGACCTCGTCGCCGGTGCTCGTCACCGACGGCCAGCTGAACATCCAGCTCACCGGGACGTCGTCGCGGCTCAACGGCATCGAGGTCACCCCGCTGATGCTCGCGCCGCAGCAGCTGGTCCTCGACGACCTCGTGGTCGACGGCACCACGGTGACCACCAGCTTCTCGTGGGAGGGCGTCGCTGCCGCGGCGACCTACCGGCTGTACCGCCAGGGCGCCAACGAGCAGGTCCCGGTCCTCGTCTCCGACGCGGCAGGCACCACCGGGACCGACTCGGGTGCCGCCGTCGGCCAGGTGTACACGTACACCGTGACCGCCGTCGACGCGGCAGGCCTCGAGTCCGTGGCGTCCAACGCGCTCGAGGTCGTCACGGTCGACCCCGACGTCACGGCACCCGCCGTGCCGACAGGCCTGGCGCTCGGTGCCGTCGGCAAGAACGACGTGACCCTCACCTGGGAAGCGCAGGACGACGCGATCGCCTGGTCGGTCTACCGCTCGGCGACCGCCGACGGCGACGCCGTGCTCCTCGGCACGTCGACCACGCCCACCTTCACCGACACCACGGTCCTCACGACCGTGCCGTACCACTACGAGGTGAGCGCGGTGAACGCCGGCGGCGAGTCCGGTCGCTCCGCACGCGTCGCCTCGACCGCCGACACCGTCCTGGTCCGCCAGGCCGAGCACCTCGACCGGTCGCCCGTCGCGGTCGCCGTCGACGACGGCGTCTACCTCGGGTGGCGCATGCTGGGCCTCGACCCCGAGGAGATCGGCTTCACCGTCCAGCGCGACGGCACGACGATCACCCCGGCGCCGATCACCACGAGCACCAACTACGTCGACCCCGACGGGACCGTCGACTCGGTGTAC
This genomic interval carries:
- a CDS encoding ankyrin repeat protein encodes the protein MSAEEAPPTISGYWVEKASAEEIFAVYDPTTWPTYRDRSGRSLLTSAVGRHDPETRALLTHRLLDDGADPNPRVSEGYTLLHVLLSRARDPEIDPPLVRHLIAAGADMNKAAGRHGLRPVEDVDHPKLSPAELEPYYRAFFDQPGLELLEKNRRGRSVLDHARLWRRKPQLLEHVMAYLQQIDQAPVDEPLTQTAAWQTLDEILARYSPADAAAVDAETGDSLLHAVLRNADLTVRTALVPRLVADGADVTLRTATGESVLHLALARHGEREAEQDGRVVAALLDAGADINAVSDARSVPLTTLALQGSFMESSVGPLYDALLAAPGLDLDVVVAKGRTVLEAVQKAVPPRPELLARLEARG
- a CDS encoding cupin domain-containing protein, with product MDISTTSPATFDDAPGIGMALLADGTSARHTRVDVATLAPGSSLPRHAAGTDQVFHVVSGTGRVAAGDGVEHAVSAGTTVRWSRGEQHTSWADTEMTVVIVQVRPAQPAETSDAAADLG
- a CDS encoding fibronectin type III domain-containing protein, coding for MQSNHPGGTPPRAGGPMTPRRHRSRTLRAAVAAAAAFSTALTAVVVATPSVAADASDEVVATQDATPAAPETDAAATPEAEDQPEGETAPAEPEEGATEPEADLPAPQPEVPEPEAPGTDAVAPETTEDPDTTEVTAADDPVDPALAAPAWVRTARVTDTAATLRWDQVAGATGYVLTRADTPDGEQVEVGRTGERAFTLVDEAADTSVVGFYRVAATTAAGRSGFSAATATPVATPAELPEGGELRLDLGPGAVEDGWTALDATSAYTTESRIGFVDPAQVTSTDRGGDDALRSDFVTVGDTELVVDLPAGDYTVSLVAGDSAGPTDISITAETIAKVQPTTRPAGETLEMSFDIALVDGQLNLELGGTAANLAALTITRLPDRAPGSPTVFLTGDSTVQSYTSGYAPQAGWGQMLDRFLDDEVTVDNHAIGGRSTKNFISQGRLDEVLRQITPGDHLVVQFGHNDNSYGVDDRYAGPADYAEYLRTFVEGAQQRGATPVVVTPVSRRAVDGDGRFTVSFPEYVQAATDLAADEGVALVDLSRLSREYLDSIGAEAAKSVFLHVPAGVYPGRPAGTTDDTHFQEYGAIQLARLVAGAVADLDVPLAAHVLEVEPPAAVPAAPTGLVAGDVSNAGALLRWAPVEGADIYTVHRKAADATDDAYALVGSSTLPQSAVTGLTEGTAYDFRVVAVNGRGDSEPSAPVRVTTSHALYRFDVQLAGNPLMPGYTEVNEKSLYTPETGFGFLDVTGLGGRDRGVGFTPPPNDLQRDFLLPGPQHVFALDVPNGTYAVKTYNGDWIGTSRSNVVIEGKDYGASNAGAGGVSEKTSSPVLVTDGQLNIQLTGTSSRLNGIEVTPLMLAPQQLVLDDLVVDGTTVTTSFSWEGVAAAATYRLYRQGANEQVPVLVSDAAGTTGTDSGAAVGQVYTYTVTAVDAAGLESVASNALEVVTVDPDVTAPAVPTGLALGAVGKNDVTLTWEAQDDAIAWSVYRSATADGDAVLLGTSTTPTFTDTTVLTTVPYHYEVSAVNAGGESGRSARVASTADTVLVRQAEHLDRSPVAVAVDDGVYLGWRMLGLDPEEIGFTVQRDGTTITPAPITTSTNYVDPDGTVDSVYTVTPVYAGLRSTPTAEFGVWADGSLDIPLDKPADGYTKDGQPFTYSAGDTTVGDLDGDGEYELVVMWSPSNSKDNSQGGYTGEVLIDAYRLDGTRLWRISMGPNIRAGAHYTQMMLFDLDSDGRAELMLKTADGTVDGVGTVIGDAGADYRNSGGYVLDGPEFLTVFDGETGAAVDTVDYDPPRGDVGAWGDGYGNRVDRFLAGIAYLDGEHPSAVFSRGYYTRTVIAAYDFDGTSISQRWVFDSDVAGRQYEGQGNHNLSVADVDGDQKDEIVFGSMTIDDDGTVLYSTGLGHGDAMHVSDLDPSRPGLEVFAVHESAPSQQGIGATMRDAATGEVLWSMPATRDVGRGASGDIDPRYDGAESWAVTADGAWDSRDGEMRAADGTVITDSIPAANFLTWWDGDLLREITDHDFTVETRTGVPTVSKWDWEAGQTVRLETFDGTRSNNDTKGNPALQADLFGDWREELVYRTDDSTALRVFTTTDVTEHRLRTLMHDPVYRLGVAWQNVSYNQPPHPSFFLGEGMETPAAPSITYTGVEGNGVVTEPTGPPVAADESALLPGLEDLVTVPEGTYRPGDTVPVTLVDESRVGDWMSVWLRSEPVLLGDWQRVSAESGLDAVIPLDAEPGTHRLVVQDGADEVVGWTALVVVADEEPGVDPGPGVDPGPGVDPGPGGDPDPGTDPAPGTAPGAGPGAGGGAGGGGAVVDADGPDAGSSATGGSGPSALSATGAQVGAVVAAGVLLLLAGAVLLVVRRRHGQAGHGDGA